Proteins found in one Oncorhynchus tshawytscha isolate Ot180627B unplaced genomic scaffold, Otsh_v2.0 Un_scaffold_4_pilon_pilon, whole genome shotgun sequence genomic segment:
- the LOC112263748 gene encoding kinesin-like protein kif7, which produces MSPKVPGHGRAEDTAVQVAVRVRPLLPKELLHSHESCMTADPEQRRVTLGHDRHFHCDFLFEETSCQEEVYAVCVQPLIEAFFQGFNATVFAYGQTGSGKTYTIGEANLSSFRDEEQGIIPRAVAEVFKLLDENDLSDFSVRVSYLEVYKEDFRDLLEVETASKDIHIREDDKGNIVLCGVKECEVEGLDEVLSLLESGNTARHTGATQMNPHSSRSHTIFSVHMDQRSGSSRAHGNPTTGTGPHVLSSKFHFVDLAGSERILRTGNTGERLKESIQINSGLLALGNVIGALGDPKRRGTHIPYRDSKITRILKDSLGGNAKTLMIACISPSSADFDESLNTLNYAKRARNIQNRATVNCRGEPDRVEGLEQQIRALRRALENRQRSETRIIARSDPDRRLRPGEGEIIRLQAQSAHYRTCTDTAYRLLCELQGEGVLTAEQGLRVKDWLCSVEEERSGLTTASGPDSGIESSSTEDTSALRRGRAAVKNQEAESGGEELDRKREESVAQLQGQVQQLERENTDFLAALEDAMEQYKQQSDKLQEQQDVIVELQCLLSGPGVPRLGLHLTPRPHTAPQGSTSHSHNGLTNRQVSPVDCAESSSFGDQIQCGYGQSSHDHEDLGEREVKDSEEEDTYVNMSHDRRKRVNLTWTKRDIMGGSAVGGRGLLSQLPGLPASEQFSTRRPSNSSVGESSVGLGSEWGLLQAQQKIRELSVTIRMKEELIRELVKTGKDAQALNRQYTRKISALEGEAEQARQEVQEAQRQLQDLEKHEKETSGVTDRTRAQECRRKIAAAQSKVQVLSQRQRDTAQLASLSAQSERRVSELERSVQGMRQQQEQLQRRLRHESQQKRRLETEMQRRTHRVKELEIKNEQQQKILRIKTEEIAAFQRQRRSGSNGSVISLEEQLKIEEQKRWLDEEMESVLEQRKGLEDLEGELTKREQILAKKEALLQERSGLETKRLRSSQALSEDLVTLSGRIESLERELSERNGLLRSSSAQDSQQIRQEINNLRQEKDTLLKQRVELDDKLRQGSLLSPEEERSVFQLDEAIEALDAAIEYKNEAITQRQRQLRASASMLSQWEMNLMAKLSYLSASETRALLCKYFDKVVSLREEERKLQLALADLEMRGEEQLQLVQWLENALDRTQLDTDRRLTQQQKEHERSVQLLLQQCREQMDEGLAGRQRQYEGWIHNLSKELNHYKAANLELSNRFRELCGNASQPMEQGKVLVFEGRTAGSGSVERLSRGPDDSRRGGPGEPERPTRSREEIRELVNAPLPATWRRSSLPTEDPCGIEELQQRVAVETPVNRVVQTGMGPWSGTTSLPFAKSRRESRRSSLNTGPLISNNSRIDVRKNPV; this is translated from the exons ATGTCTCCCAAAGTGCCTGGCCATGGCAGGGCGGAGGACACGGCGGTACAGGTCGCCGTTCGAGTGCGCCCCCTGCTGCCCAAGGAGCTGCTGCACAGCCACGAGAGCTGCATGACGGCTGACCCTGAGCAGCGCAGGGTCACTCTGGGTCACGACCGACACTTTCACTGTGACTTCCTGTTTGAGGAGACCAGCTGCCAGGAGGAGGTGTACGCTGTGTGTGTCCAGCCCCTCATAGAGGCCTTCTTTCAGGGCTTCAACGCCACTGTCTTCGCCTATGGTCAGACAGGCTCTGGGAAGACATACACTATCGGAGAAGCCAACCTTT cttCCTTTAGGGATGAGGAGCAGGGCATCATCCCCAGGGCTGTGGCTGAGGTCTTCAAGCTGCTGGATGAGAATGACCTCAGTGACTTCTCTGTCCGAGTGTCTTACCTGGAGGTGTACAAGGAGGACTTCAGGGACCTGCTGGAGGTGGAGACAGCCAGCAAGGACATCCACATCAGAGAGGATGACAAGGGCAACATTG TGCTGTGCGGGGTGAAGGAGTGTGAAGTGGAGGGGCTGGACGAGGTGCTGAGCCTGCTGGAGTCTGGCAACACGGCCAGACACACAGGTGCCACCCAGATGAACCCCCACTCTAGCCGCTCACACACCATCTTCAGTGTGCACATGGACCAGCGCAGTGGCAGCTCCCGGGCCCATGGTAACCCCACCACGGGCACCGGGCCTCACGTCCTTTCCTCTAAGTTTCACTTTGTGGACCTAGCGGGGTCGGAGAGGATCCTCCGCACAGGGAACACAGGGGAGAGGCTGAAGGAGAGCATCCAGATCAACAGTGGGCTGCTAGCCCTGGGGAATGTCATAGGAGCCCTGGGAGACCCCAAGAGGAGAGGCACCCACATACCATACAGGGACTCCAAAATCACCAG GATCTTGAAAGATTCTCTGGGAGGAAACGCCAAGACGCTGATGATTGCATGCATCAGCCCCTCCTCTGCGGACTTTGACGAGAGCCTGAACACACTGAACTACGCCAAGCGAGCCCGCAACATCCAGAACCGGGCCACGGTGAACTGCCGAGGAGAGCCGGACCGTGTGGAGGGGCTGGAGCAGCAGATCCGGGCGCTCCGCAGGGCCCTTGAGAACCGCCAACGCTCAGAGACCCGTATCATCGCCCGCTCAGACCCAGACAGGCGATTGCGCCCCGGAGAGGGAGAGATCATCAGACTGCAAGCCCAGAGTGCCCACTACAGGACCTGCACTGACACTGCATACAG ATTGCTGTGTGAACTGCAGGGTGAGGGGGTGCTGACTGCGGAGCAAGGCCTGAGGGTGAAGGACTGGCTGTGTTCTGTGGAGGAAGAACGCAGCGGCCTGACCACTGCCTCAGGACCTGACAGCGGCATCGAGAGCAGCTCCACCGAGGACACCTCCGctctgaggagggggagggctgCAGTCAAGAACCAG GAggcagagagtggtggagaggagttGGACcgtaagagggaggagagtgtGGCTCAGCTCCAGGGCCAGGTCcagcagctggagagagagaacacagacttCCTGGCTGCTCTGGAGGACGCTATGGAGCAGTACAAACAGCAG aGTGATAAGCTGCAGGAGCAGCAGGACGTGATAGTGGAGCTGCAGTGTCTGCTCTCGGGGCCAGGTGTACCAAGGTTGGGATTACACCTGACACCACGCCCCCACACCGCCCCCCAGGGCTCCACGAGCCACTCCCACAACGGACTCACCAACAGACAG GTTAGTCCAGTGGACTGTGCGGAGAGCAGCTCATTTGGTGACCAGATCCAGTGTGGTTATGGTCAATCTTCTCATGACCACGAGgacctaggagagagagaggtgaaggactCTGAGGAGGAGGACACTTACGTCAACATGAGCCACGACAGACGGAA ACGTGTGAATCTGACTTGGACTAAGAGAGATATTATGGGTGGATCAGCAGTTGGAGGGAGAGGTCTCCTATCTCAGCTGCCTGGGCTGCCTGCCTCTGAACAATTCTCCACCAGGCGTCCAT CCAACTCTAGTGTAGGGGAGAGCTCAGTGGGTCTGGGGTCAGAGTGGGGCCTGCTACAGGCCCAGCAGAAGATCAGAGAGCTGTCTGTCACCATCCGCATGAAGGAGGAGCTCATCAGAGAACTGGTCAAGACAG GTAAAGACGCCCAGGCTCTGAACAGGCAGTACACCCGTAAGATCTCTGCCCTGGAGGGGGAAGCTGAGCAGGCCAGGCAGGAGGTCCAGGAGGCCCAGAGACAGCTTCAGGACCTGGAGAAACATGAGAAGGAGACCAGCGGTGTCACTGACAGGACCAGGGCCCAGGAGTGTCGCAGGAAGATAGCTGCagcacagagcaaagtacag GTCCTGAGCCAGCGTCAGAGGGACACGGCGCAGCTGGCCTCACTGTCTGCACAGAGCGAGCGGCGTGTTTCGGAGCTGGAGCGCAGCGTGCAGGGCatgaggcagcagcaggagcagctgcaGAGACGTCTGCGACACGAGAGCCAACAGAAACGACGCCTGGAGACAGAGATGCAGCGACGCACGCACAGAGTCAAG gAGCTGGAGATAAAGAATGAACAGCAGCAGAAGATCCTGAGGATAAAGACGGAGGAGATTGCTGCCTTCCAGAGACAGAGACGCAGCGGCAGCAACGGCTCTGTCATATCACTGGAGGAGCAACTG AAGATTGAGGAGCAGAAGCGCTGGCTGGATGAGGAGATGGAAAGTGTTCTGGAGCAGAGGAAAGGACTGGAGGACCTGGAGGGAGAGCTGACCAAGAGGGAACAGATCCTAGCCAAGAAGGAGGCTCTGCTGCAGGAGCGCAGTGGCCTGGAGACCAAAAGACTCCGCTCCAGTCAG GCCCTCAGTGAGGACCTGGTGACGTTGTCTGGCCGTATCGAGTCTCTGGAGCGGGAGCTGAGTGAGAGAAACGGCCTGCTCCGCAGCAGCAGTGCCCAGGACTCCCAGCAGATACGCCAGGAGATCAACAACCTGCGCCAGGAGAAGGACACACTGCTCAAACAGAGAGTGGAGCTGGATGACAAACTACGGCAGGGTAGTCTGCTCTCACCAGAG GAGGAGCGGTCTGTGTTCCAGCTGGACGAGGCCATCGAGGCTCTGGACGCTGCTATAGAGTATAAGAACGAGGCCATCACCCAGAGACAAAGGCAGCTGAGGGCCTCTGCCAGCATGCTCTCCCAGTGGGAGATGAACCTTATGGCCAAACTCAGCTACCTGTCTGCCTCAGAGACCCGTGCGCTGCTCTGCAAGTACTTTGacaag gtggtgtCGCTGCGGGAGGAGGAGcgtaagctgcagctggccctggCAGATCTAGAGATGCGTGGTGAGGAGCAGCTGCAGCTGGTGCAGTGGCTGGAGAACGCTCTGGACCGCACACAGCTCGACACGGACCGCAGGCTCACACAGCAGCAGAAGGAGCACGAGAGGAGTGTACAGCTACTGCTGCAGCAGTGCCGAG AGCAAATGGACGAGGGCCTGGCGGGGAGGCAGAGGCAGTACGAAGGCTGGATCCATAACCTCAGTAAAGAGCTCAACCACTACAAGGCTGCCAACCTGGAACTGAGCAACCGGTTCAGGGAGCTGTGTGGCAACGCCAGCCAGCCCATGGAGCAGGGAAAGG TTCTGGTCTTTGAGGGCAGAACAGCAGGCAGTGGCAGTGTGGAGAGGCTGAGCCGTGGCCCAGACGACAGCCGTAGGGGAGGGCCAGGGGAGCCAGAGAGACCAACCAGGTCCCGGGAGGAAATAAGGGAGCTGGTCAACGCCCCTCTCCCTGCCACATGGAGgcgctcctccctccccaccGAGGACCCCTGCGGCATAGAGGAGCTACAGCAGCGGGTGGCCGTGGAGACGCCTGTAAACCGGGTGGTTCAGACAGGCATGGGGCCTTGGAGTGGAACAACATCTCTGCCATTCGCCAAATCACGCAGAGAGTCCCGCCGATCCAGCCTCAACACCGGACCACTGATCTCAAACAATTCCAGAATTGATGTGAGGAAAAATCCTGTTTAA